A DNA window from Ostrea edulis chromosome 5, xbOstEdul1.1, whole genome shotgun sequence contains the following coding sequences:
- the LOC125651160 gene encoding uncharacterized protein LOC125651160, which translates to MGRHQQRLPTFNTAKSTLYRARRNQTPSLLKTIADIRQQGKWTETELGDIFHFLDDTFQNNRTIAFATTENLQDLAASETFFCNRTFYTSPSLFYQIYTIHILTDDVMTPVVYALLPGKGQAIYTRFFTLLRDCINDLGLRFSPTNAPANFETAVHNSIIEVFPGITTKRCFFHYTQVICRKVQRTGLQIPYRDVANVKTLDRRTAVLPLVPLDSMEDVWFRALEDRDEADLTAMT; encoded by the coding sequence ATGGGACGACACCAGCAGAGACTACCAACGTTCAACACAGCCAAGTCAACATTGTACAGAGCTCGCCGGAATCAGACGCCATCACTTCTAAAGACAATTGCTGACATCAGACAGCAGGGGAAATGGACTGAAACAGAATTAGGTGACATATTTCATTTCCTAGACGACACCTTCCAAAACAACAGGACAATAGCCTTTGCCACGACAGAAAACCTTCAAGACCTTGCTGCATCAGAGACCTTCTTCTGTAACAGGACATTCTACACCTCCCCAAGCCTCTTCTACCAGATATACACCATACACATCCTGACTGATGACGTGATGACCCCCGTTGTTTATGCCCTGTTACCAGGAAAAGGTCAAGCCATTTATACAAGATTCTTCACCCTCCTTCGTGACTGCATCAATGACCTAGGGTTAAGATTTTCCCCAACCAATGCCCCAGCTAACTTTGAAACTGCTGTTCACAACTCCATCATAGAAGTTTTTCCAGGCATCACCACCAAGAGATGTTTCTTTCATTACACCCAGGTAATTTGTCGAAAGGTACAGCGTACAGGCTTGCAAATTCCATACAGAGACGTCGCCAACGTGAAGACATTGGATCGACGGACAGCAGTTCTCCCTCTTGTTCCACTAGACAGCATGGAAGACGTTTGGTTTAGAGCCCTGGAAGACCGAGATGAAGCCGACCTTACCGCGATGACATAG